The Arcanobacterium wilhelmae region GCCTCGGAAGTGCCGTTCGAGGTTGACTGAGTGTTCGAGCCAGTATTCTTGTGCTCGCCGGTCTTCTTCTTAGGAGTTTGCGGCTTCTTCTGCTCAGCCTTCGGGGCAACCGCGCCCGGAAGCTTCGTGTTGTCTCCAACAACGATGGTGTACACCCCAACGTTCGACTTCACGGGATCGCCGCCCATTACAGGAGTTGACTCGGCATGAACAGTGAACGTGTAGATGCCTTCCTTCTCGAACATCCAGTTCGCGTGAACGTGAGCCGGGTTGACCTGATCGATGTAGTCGCCAGCGCTGATCGCAAAATTGCCGGACTTCAGCGCGGGGGCAACGCCGCCAAACGCGTCGGAGCGCGAGAGGAAGACCTGCCCAGGGCCCTCAACCTTGTCGAAGACGATCTTGGTTGCTTCGAAGTTCGGGCGTACCGCAGAGGTGTCCCATCCTGGCCACACCATTTGCGACGTGTCCGCGTCATTCGCCGGAAGGAAGAAGACTTCCTTCGGGAAGATGGAGGGGAACGTGTCCGGTGTGATGATGAAGCGGTCGCTCTTCACACGAAGCGCGATGCTCTCGGGCTTGTGTAGAACTGGCTTGCCGGTGGTGTCTTCCTTCGCGGCAAGGAGCACCTTGCCGTCCTTGGCGAACACGTTGAACAGGTCAAAGTGGCCGTGATCGAACAGCGTCACTTTTGTCTGCGGGTCGGCCTGCGCGGGGGGCTCCTGAGTTTCGGGAGCCACTGGAGTTGTCACGGATGCGTCCGGGCCCTTCTGTTCCGGAGCTTGTGAGGTCTGCGGGGCCATCGGCGTCGCCTCCGCCTTGGGGGCGTCCGGAGCCTCGATCACCGAGGGATCCTTTGCCTTGTTAATGGCATCGAGGATTGCGTCGAGAGTGTCGAGCTTACCGCTGATCTCAGCCAACTGGTCCTTGATCGCGTCCAGGGCCGAGTCGCCAGGCTGAGGCATTTCAGGCGTGTCGGCCTCGGCATTCGGCGTCGGAGTTGTGCTCGGAGCGGGTTGCTCAGTCGCATCGCCAATGAGCCAAGTGTATGTTGCCTCATTCGACTTGACCTTCACCGAATCAGCCTTTGGCAAGCCCATCAGTGAACCGGCAGCCAGAGCGCCCTTCGCGTCTTCTGCCTGAACCTTCATCGTGTACACGCCCGGCTGGGTAAACAGCCATGAGGTGTGCACGTGCATCGGTGTTTCCTGAAGAATTGAATCGCCCGAGTTCAGCTCCATGTTGCCGCCCTCGAGAGGGGAGACGAGCTTTCCACGACGGTCCGAACCAAACATGAACACCTTGCCACCTTCAGGAGTGGTGACCTTATTGAAGTGGATGCGAATCTGCTCGTACGCAGGCTGAACCAGTGTGGTGTCCCATCCGGCAAACGGAGCGTAGGTCTGATCCTCGCCATTTTGCGACAAGAGGTAGCCGTTCGGCGCGGTCTCCTTGGCAAGCTTGCCGGGGATATCACGCTTCGACTTGTCGCTCACGCGTAGGTAGAAGCTTTCCGGTGCGCGCAGCACGGGTGTCTCGCCTGTGGTGTCGTCCTTCGCGTTGAGGACGAGCTTCTTGCCGTCGGCTGACACGTTGATCAGGTCAATATGGCCGCGTGCGATCTCGAGCTTCTTCTCCACCGGCGCCTTCGGAGCGAGCGTTTCGTTGTCCTTGGGCGTTGGGGCCGACGTCGGAGCAGGACTCGGTTCGGGAGCCGGAGTTGGCTTCACGATTCCCGGAACCAGTTCGACCCATGGGAACGAGGCCTTCGGAGCCTCGGGGGTTGTGTCGTCGTTTTCGGACGGGGCAGAGGACGGTTCTTCAGTCTTCGGCGTCTCCTCAGCCTTCGGCGACTCGCTCGCAGACGGGTCAGGGGCGTTGGTCTTGGGATCGCCGGCCTTCGCCTCTGGAGCCTTGTCGAGCTCGGACAGATCGCCGGCAGCATCCTTGTTTGGATCGGCGTCGTTGGGCTTGACGAACCAGTTGTATGTCTTCAGCGAAGATTCCACCGGTCCAGATTCGGTCTCGGCAACTACCTTCGCTTTGATGACGTACTTACCCGGCTTGGTGAAAATCCAGTGGGTGTGCTTGTGATACGAGGCAGGCACGGAGAACGAGGCGCCGTCCTCAACATAATACTTGCCGCCGTCGAGCACGGTCTGGAACGTGCCGTCGAGGTTGGCGTCCATAAACGCGAGCTTGCCAGGGCCCGTGATCGATTCGAAAACGACTTTCGCGTTCTTGACTTCGTTCTTGGTGTACTGGTTTGAAGCAAAACCAGGGTAGAGACCCTTCTTTGCCTTCACCGAGGGGGAGATGTAGCCCGTGGTTTCGCCGCCGGGCAACTTGTACTCCAGGCCGGTCTCGTACGTGTCGGCGTTCATGACGAAGCGTGCCGACTCGGGCGTGCGGATAACGCCCTGACCGGTGATGTCTTCCTTGGTGAGGAGGTCCACTGACTCAAGGTCGCTGGAATAGACATAGAATGCGTCCAGGTGTCCTCCGGCGAGGGTTGCAGGAGTTTCTACAGGTTTCCAAGCAGCTGGTGGAGAATCGACCCAGTCGGGCGTGCCATCATCCTCGTTATCGCCGAACAGGCCACCCCAGTTCCATCCAGAGCCAGTATCTTGAGATTCATCGGTTCCGGGAGTCTCGGTATCTTTGGTGTCCGGTTCGGGCGCATCAGCGGAGGGCGCCGCGGAAGTTTCGCCGTCAGCTGGAGCATCGGCATCGACGTCCTCTGAGGGCTGTGTGCTCGGGGTATCCGTGGGGGTAGGTGCAGGTTCTGTCGACGGCGCGGCCGATGGCTCTTCCTTCGGAGCTGGTGCTGAACTGCTGAGATCTTCGGCTCGGACGCCCTGTGGGCGGTCTTTAGCTGTTGGATCCTCGCCGCGGTCAACAACTGGTGACGCCGGGGATGAATCGTCTTCGGACTTGGTGACTTTGTAGGTCTGGGTCACTTCCTCGCCGCGGATAACCTCGCCATTCTTGACTCCCAGAGGAACGACCTTAAATGTGTAGTCGCCAGCCTTCTGGAAGTACCAGTGCGCGTGGGTGTGTCCGAGGATAGGCAGGTAGGTGCCCTTCCTGATGAAGTATTGATCTCCCGCAAGGACTGGGGAGATGTCCTCATCGTTGGTCAGGTTGTTGCCATAGAGTGAAAGCTCACCCGGGCCTTTCACATCAGTGAACAACACCCCGAGTGCGGTGAAGCCATTCCCGGTGGGGTTGCCGCTCCAGCCGGGCTCAAAGTAGGAGCGTTGGTTCACCGAGTAGTATGCTGTATGGCCGGTCTTCTCGAACTGCGCAAACTCGTAGGAGCCGTCATCGTAAGCTGAGGGGTCAATGATGAATGTGGCGTT contains the following coding sequences:
- a CDS encoding TIGR03773 family transporter-associated surface protein; the encoded protein is MKMKALKSAVLAAAASLFFVSTTPVAATAADGPVFSENHTDGFYVVTDTGTPVLKTRNGLANTVYDGNATFIIDPSAYDDGSYEFAQFEKTGHTAYYSVNQRSYFEPGWSGNPTGNGFTALGVLFTDVKGPGELSLYGNNLTNDEDISPVLAGDQYFIRKGTYLPILGHTHAHWYFQKAGDYTFKVVPLGVKNGEVIRGEEVTQTYKVTKSEDDSSPASPVVDRGEDPTAKDRPQGVRAEDLSSSAPAPKEEPSAAPSTEPAPTPTDTPSTQPSEDVDADAPADGETSAAPSADAPEPDTKDTETPGTDESQDTGSGWNWGGLFGDNEDDGTPDWVDSPPAAWKPVETPATLAGGHLDAFYVYSSDLESVDLLTKEDITGQGVIRTPESARFVMNADTYETGLEYKLPGGETTGYISPSVKAKKGLYPGFASNQYTKNEVKNAKVVFESITGPGKLAFMDANLDGTFQTVLDGGKYYVEDGASFSVPASYHKHTHWIFTKPGKYVIKAKVVAETESGPVESSLKTYNWFVKPNDADPNKDAAGDLSELDKAPEAKAGDPKTNAPDPSASESPKAEETPKTEEPSSAPSENDDTTPEAPKASFPWVELVPGIVKPTPAPEPSPAPTSAPTPKDNETLAPKAPVEKKLEIARGHIDLINVSADGKKLVLNAKDDTTGETPVLRAPESFYLRVSDKSKRDIPGKLAKETAPNGYLLSQNGEDQTYAPFAGWDTTLVQPAYEQIRIHFNKVTTPEGGKVFMFGSDRRGKLVSPLEGGNMELNSGDSILQETPMHVHTSWLFTQPGVYTMKVQAEDAKGALAAGSLMGLPKADSVKVKSNEATYTWLIGDATEQPAPSTTPTPNAEADTPEMPQPGDSALDAIKDQLAEISGKLDTLDAILDAINKAKDPSVIEAPDAPKAEATPMAPQTSQAPEQKGPDASVTTPVAPETQEPPAQADPQTKVTLFDHGHFDLFNVFAKDGKVLLAAKEDTTGKPVLHKPESIALRVKSDRFIITPDTFPSIFPKEVFFLPANDADTSQMVWPGWDTSAVRPNFEATKIVFDKVEGPGQVFLSRSDAFGGVAPALKSGNFAISAGDYIDQVNPAHVHANWMFEKEGIYTFTVHAESTPVMGGDPVKSNVGVYTIVVGDNTKLPGAVAPKAEQKKPQTPKKKTGEHKNTGSNTQSTSNGTSEATTTGTGDGSSNAGADPAPSATYSSSSAGGSTREACTFVPDKSANEVSAKEAKPNTPAAGNAGLNLVPMVKDDRAVPAKWVSPSSLTFGISNAGKATTPQNIGAISQGTPVWMISSSQVGGVPWLGMNTQHPSALENISGATSISLTSFSGPGMMEVFTSGNLGNAVGQAWFSGNGNRGSGTATIPANTHVHPNWMFTKEGTYKVGLTLSATTKDGKRVSGNTTLTFVVGGSGSANSGHFDFGPQLVSGSVAADTPTSTSGSAVSSMPKGKWVTASGAPCTPSKAELKAAGFPSNLSYTGTVGVPEGLVLMLTAIAVGSVLVGMRKKRY